In Montipora foliosa isolate CH-2021 chromosome 13, ASM3666993v2, whole genome shotgun sequence, one DNA window encodes the following:
- the LOC137982577 gene encoding scaffold attachment factor B2-like: protein MLNHRHLVVGLSVCGGESFLNKMRKKSESTERKTKSSRRKSKPGDPGNASAGFDDKSTGEISNHNRTVQTDVLVGEDYIGMTGIDQKEIEEDKGSDVPENVSWKASKERIIQERTREKEAHQDYKRKEKQMRIERNERLLEQKKRKREREYSRLPMEVLQKVAKQQESQTLEFETSTSSGGHVTFDSSSEKEEEYDECEKDDEISAMKVVVISKEIRKPKKVQQSATSFLQERLFGSRVQRISPLSEIDRDRRRYVYAPASKFSKNCV, encoded by the coding sequence ATGTTGAATCATCGACACTTGGTGGTAGGGTTGTCGGTTTGTGGAGGTGaatcttttttaaataaaatgagAAAGAAATCCGAAAGTACAGAGAGAAAAACCAAGTCAAGCAGAAGAAAAAGTAAACCAGGAGATCCAGGAAATGCATCAGCCGGGTTTGACGATAAAAGTACCGGAGAAATTAGTAATCACAATCGAACTGTCCAAACCGACGTTCTTGTGGGAGAAGATTATATCGGTATGACTGGTATTGACCAAAAAGAGATTGAGGAAGATAAAGGCAGTGATGTCCCCGAGAACGTATCATGGAAAGCTAGCAAAGAAAGAATCATCCAAGAACGAACTCGGGAGAAAGAGGCTCATCAGgattataaaagaaaagaaaaacagatgCGAATAGAGAGAAATGAAAGACTGctggaacaaaagaaaagaaagagagaaagagagtaCTCGAGACTACCAATGGAGGTTCTCCAAAAAGTCGCTAAGCAACAGGAATCCCAGACATTGGAGTTTGAAACAAGTACTTCAAGTGGCGGTCACGTGACATTTGACAGCTCTAgtgaaaaagaagaggaataCGATGAATGTGAAAAGGATGATGAAATTTCAGCTATGAAAGTTGTTGTAATATCCAAAGAAATAAGGAAGCCAAAGAAAGTTCAGCAATCTGCAACTTCATTTTTACAGGAACGGTTATTTGGAAGTAGAGTTCAGCGCATTTCACCCTTGTCTGAAATTGATCGTGACAGAAGAAGATATGTGTATGCACCTGCATCTAAGTTTTCAAAGAACTGTGTTTAA